In the genome of Massilia sp. PAMC28688, one region contains:
- a CDS encoding helix-hairpin-helix domain-containing protein, giving the protein MIKKLMLAVASLLATMSMAFAQVDVNKADVAALDAVKGVGPSMSKAILDERAKGEFKDWPDFQKRVKGVGEKRAAKLSEAGLVVAGKPLAGAAAAPKAAVKGKPADAKAAPAARM; this is encoded by the coding sequence ATGATCAAGAAACTGATGCTGGCCGTGGCCAGCCTGCTGGCGACGATGAGCATGGCTTTTGCGCAGGTGGACGTCAACAAGGCGGACGTGGCCGCGCTCGACGCGGTCAAGGGCGTGGGGCCGTCCATGTCCAAGGCCATCCTGGACGAGCGGGCCAAGGGCGAATTCAAGGACTGGCCCGACTTTCAAAAGCGCGTGAAAGGCGTGGGCGAAAAGCGCGCCGCCAAGCTGTCGGAAGCAGGCCTGGTGGTGGCGGGCAAGCCGCTGGCAGGCGCAGCGGCCGCTCCCAAGGCTGCGGTCAAGGGCAAGCCGGCTGATGCCAAGGCAGCGCCTGCCGCCCGCATGTAA
- the rfaE1 gene encoding D-glycero-beta-D-manno-heptose-7-phosphate kinase, which translates to MISRLLTADSYPPIAAPDLAAVRILVVGDVMLDRYWFGDVSRISPEAPVPVVRIEKREERLGGAANVARNAAALGAHCGLLGVVGADEAGAQVAQLLQDAAIHSYLQRDEAISTIIKLRVIGRQQQLLRIDFEDAPTDTVLRDKLSQFNTLLPAYDVVIMSDYNKGSLVNVTHMIEAARAAGKIVMVDPKGDDFSPYAGATVLTPNKSELRRIVGSWSTEEQLTTKAQALREQLRLDALLLTRSEEGMTLYTAGEILHMHADAREVYDVSGAGDTVIATMAAMLGARMPMADAIMTANRAGGIVVGKLGTATVTREELFGK; encoded by the coding sequence ATGATCAGCCGCCTCCTTACCGCCGACAGCTATCCGCCCATCGCCGCCCCCGACCTGGCCGCGGTGCGCATTCTCGTGGTGGGCGATGTCATGCTCGACCGTTACTGGTTTGGCGACGTCAGCCGCATTTCGCCGGAAGCGCCGGTGCCGGTGGTGCGCATTGAAAAGCGCGAAGAGCGCCTCGGTGGCGCGGCCAACGTGGCGCGCAATGCGGCCGCTCTCGGTGCCCACTGCGGCCTGCTGGGCGTGGTCGGGGCCGATGAAGCCGGCGCCCAGGTGGCGCAGCTGCTGCAGGATGCGGCCATCCACAGCTATCTGCAGCGCGACGAGGCAATCTCGACCATCATCAAGCTGCGTGTCATTGGCCGCCAGCAGCAGCTGCTGCGCATCGATTTCGAAGATGCGCCGACCGACACCGTGCTGCGCGACAAGCTCAGCCAGTTCAACACCTTGCTGCCCGCTTATGATGTGGTCATCATGTCCGACTACAACAAGGGCAGCCTGGTCAATGTCACCCACATGATCGAAGCGGCCCGCGCCGCGGGCAAGATTGTGATGGTCGACCCCAAGGGCGATGATTTCTCGCCTTATGCCGGGGCCACCGTGCTGACACCCAACAAGTCGGAACTGCGCCGCATCGTCGGCAGCTGGTCCACCGAAGAGCAACTCACCACCAAGGCCCAGGCCCTGCGCGAGCAGCTGCGCCTCGATGCCCTGCTGCTCACCCGCTCGGAAGAGGGCATGACGCTGTACACGGCCGGTGAAATCCTGCACATGCATGCCGACGCGCGCGAGGTGTACGACGTCTCGGGCGCCGGCGACACCGTCATTGCCACCATGGCCGCCATGCTGGGCGCACGCATGCCCATGGCCGACGCCATCATGACCGCCAACCGCGCCGGCGGCATTGTGGTGGGCAAGCTCGGCACCGCCACCGTCACCCGCGAAGAACTCTTCGGTAAGTAA
- the lapB gene encoding lipopolysaccharide assembly protein LapB, translated as MEFETWMLIGIPLFFAMGWITARVDIKQLVSESRTLPRGYFKGLNFLLNEQPDKAIDAFIEIVKFDPETADMHFALGNLFRRRGEIERAIRVHQNLLSRPDLPAEEQAHARYELGMDYLKAGLLDRAEETFNGLVETPYAVQARRALLEIFQREKEWIRAIDAARGLQESGAGARQKEIAQFYCELAQDALVHLHIADALALLDKAVHTDRKNVRATMLTGDAQLAQGDVEGALMTWRRVEQQSVPHVALVAGRLMDGYRKVGRPQEGVNLLRSYLAEASSIDLIEVVFKAVIELDGVDAAKELVVDELRRNPTLLGLDKLLEARLMDAPANIWEELSMVKNLIHGYTQKLARYRCSHCGFKARQFYWQCPGCSNWETYPPRRTEELNVMN; from the coding sequence ATGGAATTTGAAACCTGGATGCTCATCGGCATCCCCCTGTTTTTTGCCATGGGCTGGATCACGGCCCGCGTCGATATCAAGCAGCTCGTGTCCGAGTCGCGCACGCTGCCGCGCGGCTATTTCAAGGGCTTGAATTTCCTCCTCAACGAGCAGCCCGACAAGGCCATCGATGCCTTTATCGAGATCGTCAAGTTCGATCCGGAAACTGCCGACATGCACTTTGCCCTCGGTAACCTGTTCCGCCGCCGCGGCGAGATCGAGCGCGCCATCCGCGTCCACCAGAACCTGCTCTCGCGCCCCGATCTCCCGGCCGAAGAGCAAGCCCACGCCCGCTACGAGCTGGGCATGGATTACCTGAAAGCGGGCCTGCTCGACCGCGCCGAGGAAACCTTCAATGGCCTGGTCGAGACCCCCTATGCAGTCCAGGCCCGCCGCGCCCTGCTGGAAATCTTTCAGCGCGAAAAGGAATGGATCCGCGCCATCGATGCCGCCCGCGGCCTGCAGGAATCCGGCGCCGGCGCGCGCCAGAAGGAAATTGCCCAGTTTTATTGCGAGCTGGCCCAGGATGCCCTGGTGCACCTGCATATCGCCGATGCGCTGGCGCTGCTCGACAAGGCTGTCCACACCGACCGCAAGAACGTGCGCGCCACCATGCTCACCGGCGACGCCCAACTGGCCCAGGGCGATGTGGAAGGCGCTCTCATGACGTGGCGCCGGGTCGAGCAGCAAAGCGTGCCCCACGTGGCCCTGGTGGCCGGGCGCCTGATGGATGGCTACCGCAAGGTGGGCCGCCCGCAGGAAGGCGTCAACCTGCTGCGTTCCTACCTGGCTGAAGCGTCGTCCATCGACCTGATCGAGGTGGTGTTCAAGGCCGTGATCGAGCTCGATGGTGTGGACGCGGCCAAGGAACTGGTGGTTGATGAACTGCGCCGTAACCCGACCCTGCTGGGCCTGGACAAGCTGCTTGAAGCGCGCCTCATGGACGCGCCGGCCAACATTTGGGAAGAATTGTCGATGGTGAAAAACCTGATCCACGGCTACACCCAGAAGCTGGCCCGCTACCGCTGCAGCCACTGCGGTTTCAAGGCGCGCCAGTTCTACTGGCAATGTCCGGGATGCAGCAACTGGGAAACCTACCCGCCCCGCCGCACTGAAGAACTTAATGTGATGAACTAA
- a CDS encoding lipopolysaccharide assembly LapA domain-containing protein, with protein sequence MKFVSTIVGVILFVLFFGFAMKNDHQVDLNFFLGYQLHGPLVLMLLGFFVAGAALGILAVTPTVFRHRRETSKHKTTIQALQSVARTGPGAPAPDSVNPQP encoded by the coding sequence ATGAAATTTGTTTCCACGATTGTTGGCGTGATCCTGTTTGTGCTGTTTTTCGGATTCGCGATGAAGAACGATCATCAGGTGGACCTGAACTTTTTCCTGGGCTACCAGCTCCATGGGCCGCTGGTGCTGATGTTGCTGGGATTTTTTGTCGCCGGCGCAGCCCTCGGCATCCTGGCCGTGACCCCTACCGTATTCCGCCATCGCCGCGAGACAAGCAAGCACAAAACCACTATCCAGGCACTGCAGAGCGTGGCCCGCACCGGCCCCGGCGCCCCCGCGCCCGACAGTGTGAATCCCCAGCCGTAA
- a CDS encoding integration host factor subunit beta → MTKSELINRLAERYSQLVAKDAEYAVKTILDAMTNALATGQRIEIRGFGSFALNSRPPRIGRNPKSGDKVMVPEKRVPHFKPGKQLRERVDAMVGQPIIED, encoded by the coding sequence ATGACGAAGTCCGAACTCATCAACCGCCTTGCTGAGCGCTATTCTCAGCTGGTGGCCAAGGATGCGGAGTACGCCGTCAAGACCATCCTCGATGCCATGACCAACGCTTTGGCGACGGGTCAGCGCATCGAGATCCGCGGTTTTGGCAGTTTTGCGCTGAACAGCCGGCCACCGCGCATCGGACGCAATCCGAAGTCGGGCGACAAGGTGATGGTGCCCGAAAAACGGGTACCGCACTTCAAGCCTGGCAAGCAATTGCGGGAGCGGGTCGATGCGATGGTAGGGCAACCGATCATTGAAGACTGA
- the rpsA gene encoding 30S ribosomal protein S1: MSTATTEASGMESFAALFEESLSRQDMRSGEVISAEVVRLDHNFVIVNAGLKSEAFIPIEEFKNDQGELEVQVGDFVSVAIESLENGFGDTILSRDKAKRLASWLALEKAMESGEIVVGTVNGKVKGGLTVLTNGIRAFLPGSLVDTRPVKDTTPFEGKTLEFKVIKLDRKRNNVVLSRRAVIEASMGEERQKLMETLKEGTVVTGVVKNITDYGAFVDLGGIDGLLHITDLAWRRVRHPSEVLTVGQEITAKVLKYDQEKNRVSLGVKQLGDDPWTGLSRRYPQSTRLFGKVTNLTDYGAFVEVEQGIEGLVHVSEMDWTNKNVAPNKVVQLGDEVEVMVLEIDEERRRISLGMKQCKANPWDDFGVTHKKGDKVKGAIKSITDFGVFIGLAGNIDGLVHLSDLSWTETGEEAVRRFKKGDELEAIVLAIDVERERVSLGVKQLEGDPFNNFAAMNDKGSLVTGTVKSVEAKGAVIQLSEEVEGYLRASEISRDRVEDAGTHLKVGDSVEALVINIDRKARSIQLSIKAKDNVETQEAMQKMATSSDSNAASGTTSLGALLKAKFDNKN; this comes from the coding sequence ATGTCTACAGCAACAACTGAAGCAAGCGGTATGGAAAGTTTTGCAGCACTCTTTGAAGAGTCGCTGTCACGTCAAGACATGCGCTCCGGCGAAGTCATTTCCGCTGAAGTCGTGCGCCTCGACCACAATTTCGTGATCGTCAACGCCGGCCTCAAGTCCGAAGCTTTCATTCCTATCGAAGAATTCAAGAACGACCAGGGCGAACTGGAAGTTCAAGTCGGCGACTTCGTTTCCGTAGCGATTGAGTCGCTGGAAAACGGTTTCGGCGACACCATCCTGTCGCGTGACAAGGCCAAGCGCCTGGCATCGTGGCTGGCACTGGAAAAAGCGATGGAATCGGGCGAGATCGTCGTCGGTACCGTCAATGGCAAGGTCAAGGGCGGCCTGACGGTTCTGACCAACGGCATCCGCGCCTTCCTGCCCGGTTCGCTGGTTGACACCCGTCCTGTCAAGGACACCACCCCATTCGAAGGCAAGACGCTCGAATTCAAGGTTATCAAGCTGGACCGCAAGCGTAACAACGTGGTGCTGTCGCGCCGCGCTGTGATCGAAGCTTCGATGGGCGAAGAGCGCCAGAAGCTGATGGAAACGCTGAAAGAAGGCACGGTTGTGACCGGCGTCGTCAAGAACATCACCGACTACGGCGCGTTCGTGGACCTGGGTGGCATCGACGGCCTGCTGCACATCACCGACCTGGCATGGCGCCGTGTGCGTCACCCGTCGGAAGTGCTGACGGTTGGCCAGGAAATCACCGCCAAGGTCCTGAAGTACGATCAGGAAAAGAACCGTGTTTCGCTGGGCGTGAAGCAGCTGGGCGACGATCCATGGACTGGCCTGTCGCGTCGCTATCCACAGAGCACCCGTCTGTTCGGCAAGGTTACCAACCTCACCGACTACGGCGCGTTCGTGGAAGTCGAGCAGGGCATCGAAGGCCTGGTCCACGTGTCGGAAATGGACTGGACCAACAAGAACGTGGCGCCAAACAAGGTTGTCCAGCTGGGCGACGAAGTCGAAGTCATGGTTCTGGAAATCGACGAAGAGCGTCGTCGCATTTCGCTGGGCATGAAGCAGTGCAAGGCCAACCCATGGGATGACTTCGGTGTCACCCACAAGAAGGGCGACAAGGTTAAAGGCGCCATCAAGTCGATCACCGACTTCGGCGTGTTCATCGGCCTGGCTGGCAACATCGACGGCCTGGTACACCTGTCGGACCTGTCCTGGACCGAAACCGGCGAAGAGGCAGTCCGCCGCTTCAAGAAAGGTGACGAGCTGGAAGCCATCGTTCTGGCCATCGACGTTGAGCGTGAGCGTGTTTCCCTGGGCGTCAAGCAGCTCGAAGGTGACCCATTCAACAACTTCGCGGCAATGAACGACAAGGGCTCCCTGGTAACGGGTACGGTCAAGTCGGTCGAAGCCAAGGGCGCTGTGATCCAGCTGTCCGAAGAAGTGGAAGGCTACCTGCGCGCATCGGAAATCTCGCGTGACCGCGTGGAAGATGCCGGCACCCACCTGAAGGTTGGTGATTCGGTTGAAGCGCTGGTGATCAACATTGACCGCAAGGCTCGCAGCATCCAGCTGTCGATCAAGGCGAAAGACAATGTCGAGACCCAGGAAGCGATGCAGAAGATGGCAACTTCGTCGGACAGCAACGCTGCATCGGGCACCACCAGCCTGGGCGCGCTGCTCAAGGCCAAGTTCGATAACAAGAACTAA
- the cmk gene encoding (d)CMP kinase has protein sequence MPTSNIPVIAIDGPTASGKGTVAHKVADRLKFHYLDSGALYRLTALSAIRRDTPLTDEHALAKLAEHLSVHFSGPDILLANENVTQAIRAESVGNMASKIAALPAVRQALFSLQLGFRKPPGLVADGRDMGTVIFPHAQLKVFLTASVAARAQRRYKQLIDKGIPANMEDLLSDLQARDDRDTQRAIAPLVPAEGARLLDTSNMTADEAIEQVLKWYAEIK, from the coding sequence ATGCCCACATCGAACATCCCCGTCATCGCCATCGACGGCCCCACTGCCTCGGGCAAAGGCACGGTGGCTCACAAGGTCGCCGACCGCCTCAAGTTCCACTACTTGGATTCGGGCGCGCTGTACCGCCTGACGGCGCTGTCGGCCATCCGGCGCGACACGCCGCTGACGGACGAACACGCCCTGGCCAAGCTGGCCGAGCACCTGTCGGTACACTTTTCCGGCCCGGACATCCTGCTGGCGAACGAAAACGTAACCCAGGCCATCCGCGCCGAGTCTGTTGGCAACATGGCATCGAAAATCGCTGCACTGCCGGCCGTGCGCCAGGCCCTGTTCAGCCTGCAGCTGGGCTTTCGCAAGCCGCCCGGGCTGGTGGCCGACGGGCGCGACATGGGCACTGTCATTTTCCCGCATGCACAATTGAAGGTTTTTCTCACCGCAAGCGTTGCGGCAAGAGCGCAACGGCGCTATAAGCAATTGATTGACAAGGGAATTCCTGCTAACATGGAAGACCTTCTGTCCGATTTGCAGGCGCGCGACGACCGTGATACTCAACGGGCCATCGCCCCGCTGGTCCCCGCAGAGGGCGCCCGCCTCCTCGATACGTCCAACATGACGGCCGATGAAGCCATTGAGCAAGTGCTCAAGTGGTACGCGGAAATCAAGTAA
- the aroA gene encoding 3-phosphoshikimate 1-carboxyvinyltransferase produces MPQQKTYPHHLDIKPVMSVEGVVRLPGSKSISNRTLLLAALCEGSTTIHDLLASDDTLVMLGALRSLGIEWDQVDERTHIVKGAGGTLPNKEADLFMGNAGTAIRPLTAALAVIGGDFTLHGVSRMHERPIGDLVDALNAVGAQIEYTGVEGYPPLRIRRGHIHADRMAVRGNVSSQFLTAILMAAPLMAREHPVHIDVVGELISKPYIEITLNLMRRFGVTVEQDGWQSFTVQPGQQYRSPGQIHVEGDASSASYFLAAGAIGVGPVRVEGVGRDSIQGDVRFAEALEQMGATITRGDNWIEARSNGVLKAIDADFNHIPDAAMTIAVAALYADGTSTLRNIASWRVKETDRLSAMATELRKLGATVEEGADYISITPPQEIAAATIETYDDHRMAMCFSLATIDGAARRGNEMRILDPKCVAKTFPDYFEAFAAIAKTELF; encoded by the coding sequence ATGCCGCAGCAAAAGACCTACCCGCACCACCTCGATATCAAGCCAGTCATGAGCGTGGAGGGCGTGGTGCGGCTGCCGGGGTCCAAGAGCATTTCCAACCGCACCTTGCTGCTGGCGGCCCTGTGCGAGGGCAGCACCACCATCCACGACCTGCTGGCGTCAGACGACACGCTTGTCATGCTGGGCGCCCTGCGTTCACTCGGCATCGAGTGGGACCAGGTGGACGAGCGCACCCACATCGTCAAGGGCGCCGGCGGTACGCTGCCTAACAAGGAAGCGGATCTCTTCATGGGCAATGCCGGTACGGCCATCCGTCCGCTGACGGCGGCGCTGGCGGTCATCGGCGGCGACTTCACGCTGCATGGCGTATCGCGCATGCACGAGCGGCCCATTGGCGACCTGGTGGATGCCTTGAATGCCGTGGGCGCCCAGATTGAATATACGGGGGTGGAAGGATACCCGCCGCTGCGCATCCGGCGTGGCCATATCCATGCTGACCGCATGGCGGTGCGCGGCAATGTCTCCAGCCAGTTTCTGACCGCGATCCTGATGGCGGCGCCCCTGATGGCGCGCGAGCATCCCGTGCACATTGACGTGGTGGGAGAACTGATCTCCAAGCCCTACATTGAAATCACCCTCAACCTGATGCGCCGCTTTGGGGTGACGGTGGAGCAGGATGGCTGGCAGTCATTCACGGTGCAGCCCGGACAGCAGTACCGCAGCCCGGGCCAGATCCATGTGGAAGGCGACGCCTCGTCAGCTTCCTACTTCCTGGCCGCCGGCGCCATCGGCGTGGGGCCGGTGCGGGTGGAGGGCGTGGGCCGCGACAGTATCCAGGGCGACGTGCGCTTTGCCGAGGCGCTGGAGCAAATGGGCGCCACCATCACGCGCGGTGACAACTGGATCGAGGCGCGTTCCAACGGCGTGCTCAAAGCGATCGACGCTGACTTCAACCACATCCCCGATGCCGCCATGACGATTGCCGTGGCCGCGCTGTACGCCGACGGCACCAGCACGCTGCGCAATATCGCCAGCTGGCGGGTGAAGGAAACCGACCGCCTGTCGGCCATGGCGACCGAACTGCGCAAGCTGGGCGCCACGGTGGAAGAGGGCGCTGACTACATCAGCATCACGCCGCCGCAGGAAATTGCCGCTGCCACCATCGAGACCTACGACGACCACCGCATGGCCATGTGCTTTTCGCTGGCCACCATCGATGGCGCGGCGCGGCGCGGCAACGAGATGCGCATCCTGGACCCAAAGTGCGTGGCCAAGACCTTCCCGGATTATTTTGAAGCGTTCGCGGCAATTGCCAAAACCGAGCTTTTTTAG
- a CDS encoding prephenate dehydrogenase/arogenate dehydrogenase family protein: MFDKVVIVGVGLIGGSFARALRQAGAVRMLVGVGRSPQAMARALELGIIDQVASLEEAMQGASLVLIAAPVAQTQSLLSAMLPLLEPGTIVTDAGSTKGDVAAAARAALGERVGQFVPGHPIAGRETNGPDAAIPDLYQGKKTVLTPLAENSAEDVARVAAAWTACGAVIHTLTPEEHDKVFASVSHLPHLLAYALVNDIANKPHAELLFQYAASGFRDFTRIAGSSPEMWRDITLANRSALLGELDSYLAQLGSLRSALAAGDGAAIESVYATAQRARRRWSGAIEAAEAAPPDTAE, encoded by the coding sequence GTGTTTGATAAAGTCGTCATCGTTGGTGTTGGCTTGATTGGCGGCTCGTTTGCGCGGGCTCTGCGCCAGGCCGGTGCCGTGCGCATGCTGGTGGGTGTGGGCCGCTCGCCGCAAGCGATGGCACGTGCGCTCGAACTGGGCATCATCGACCAGGTGGCGTCGCTGGAAGAGGCCATGCAGGGCGCCAGCCTGGTCTTGATCGCAGCGCCGGTGGCCCAGACCCAGTCGCTGCTCTCTGCCATGCTGCCGCTGCTCGAGCCGGGCACCATCGTGACCGACGCGGGCAGCACCAAGGGCGATGTCGCGGCCGCCGCCCGCGCCGCGCTCGGCGAACGGGTAGGGCAGTTTGTGCCGGGACACCCGATCGCCGGCCGCGAAACCAACGGGCCGGATGCCGCCATCCCCGACCTTTATCAAGGCAAGAAGACCGTCCTCACGCCCCTGGCCGAAAACAGCGCTGAAGACGTGGCGCGCGTGGCTGCTGCATGGACCGCGTGCGGCGCCGTGATTCATACCCTCACCCCCGAGGAACACGACAAGGTGTTCGCGTCCGTATCGCATCTGCCGCACTTGCTGGCGTACGCGCTGGTGAACGACATTGCCAACAAGCCGCATGCCGAGCTGCTGTTCCAGTACGCCGCCAGCGGCTTTCGCGACTTTACCCGTATTGCCGGCTCGTCGCCGGAAATGTGGCGCGACATCACGCTGGCCAACCGCAGCGCGCTGCTCGGCGAGCTCGATTCGTATCTGGCACAATTGGGCAGCCTGCGCAGCGCGCTGGCCGCCGGCGACGGCGCCGCCATTGAATCTGTCTACGCCACCGCCCAGCGGGCACGGCGCCGCTGGAGCGGCGCCATCGAAGCTGCCGAAGCAGCACCACCGGACACCGCAGAATAA
- the hisC gene encoding histidinol-phosphate transaminase — protein MSQQFGPEYVRAIAPYQAGKPIAEVAREFGLDEASIVKLASNENPFGVPESSKQAMAAAVAELGRYPDANGFDLKAALSKRYDVPADWITLGNGSNDILEIAAHAFVQKGQSVVYSQYSFAVYALATQGVGARAIVVPARDYGHDLDAMAAAIEEDTRLVFIANPNNPTGTFIEAARIEAFLAKVPAHVVVVLDEAYNEFLAPEQQFESAQWARKYPNLLVSRTFSKAYGLAGLRVGFAIAQPAITDLMNRIRQPFNVNSLAQAAAIAALNDKPFLEQGARNNAAGYAQFVEAFDELGLEYVPSFGNFVLVKVGDDDGAGARVNLALLKQGVIVRPVGNYGLPQWLRISIGLPQENAIFIAALKKALS, from the coding sequence ATGTCACAGCAATTCGGTCCAGAGTACGTTCGTGCCATCGCTCCTTACCAGGCGGGCAAACCCATTGCGGAAGTCGCGCGCGAGTTCGGGCTTGATGAAGCCAGCATCGTCAAGCTGGCCTCGAACGAGAACCCGTTCGGTGTGCCCGAATCGAGCAAGCAGGCCATGGCTGCTGCCGTAGCGGAACTGGGTCGCTATCCGGATGCGAACGGCTTTGACCTGAAAGCGGCGCTGTCCAAGCGCTACGACGTGCCGGCTGACTGGATCACGCTGGGCAATGGCTCCAACGACATCCTGGAAATCGCCGCCCACGCGTTTGTGCAAAAAGGGCAGTCGGTGGTGTACTCGCAGTACTCGTTCGCGGTCTACGCACTGGCAACCCAGGGCGTGGGTGCGCGCGCCATCGTGGTGCCGGCCAGGGATTACGGCCATGACCTCGACGCCATGGCCGCGGCGATTGAAGAAGATACGCGCCTGGTATTCATCGCCAACCCGAATAACCCGACCGGCACCTTCATCGAAGCTGCCCGCATCGAAGCCTTCCTGGCCAAGGTGCCGGCGCACGTTGTGGTGGTGCTGGACGAAGCCTACAACGAGTTCCTGGCGCCGGAACAGCAGTTTGAATCGGCACAGTGGGCCCGCAAGTACCCTAACTTGCTGGTGTCGCGCACGTTCTCCAAGGCGTATGGCCTGGCCGGGCTGCGGGTCGGTTTCGCCATCGCGCAGCCGGCCATCACGGACCTCATGAACCGCATTCGCCAGCCTTTCAACGTCAATTCGCTGGCGCAGGCTGCTGCCATTGCGGCGCTCAACGACAAGCCGTTCCTGGAGCAGGGCGCCAGGAACAACGCCGCAGGCTATGCGCAGTTTGTGGAAGCGTTCGATGAACTGGGTCTGGAATACGTGCCGTCCTTCGGTAATTTCGTGCTCGTGAAAGTGGGCGATGACGATGGTGCCGGTGCGCGCGTGAACCTCGCGCTGCTCAAGCAAGGCGTGATTGTGCGGCCGGTCGGCAATTATGGCCTGCCCCAGTGGCTGCGCATTTCCATCGGCCTGCCGCAGGAAAACGCAATCTTCATCGCTGCACTGAAAAAGGCCCTGTCATAA
- the pheA gene encoding prephenate dehydratase, whose translation MTDKLTPLREQIDAIDAQILQLLSRRAELAQQVGHVKAETNAPVFRPEREAQVLRGVAERNPGPLKGAEVQTIFREIMSACRSLEKRVTVAYLGPAGTFSEQAVYQQFGSAVEGLPCISIDEVFRATEAGTADFGVVPVENSSEGAINRTLDLMLGTTTIISGEISIPVHHSLMTSTGSMDGVTVVAAHSQALAQCQVWLNQNYPNIERRAVASNAEAAVMASQDPTMAAIASEMAGEQYKLGVVKAHIQDDPHNRTRFAVIGHLHTNPSGADQTSLVLAVPNKAGAVYNLLAPLAVHGVSMTRFESRPARIGTWEYYFYVDIEGHVQHPSVAKALEELKDNAAFFKVLGSYPLSLT comes from the coding sequence ATGACAGACAAACTGACCCCCTTGCGCGAACAGATCGACGCGATCGACGCCCAAATCCTTCAACTCCTGAGCCGCCGTGCCGAACTGGCGCAGCAGGTCGGCCACGTCAAGGCCGAAACCAACGCGCCCGTGTTCCGTCCCGAGCGCGAGGCGCAGGTGCTGCGCGGCGTGGCCGAGCGCAATCCCGGCCCGCTCAAGGGCGCGGAAGTGCAGACCATCTTCCGTGAGATCATGTCGGCCTGCCGCTCGCTGGAAAAGCGCGTCACGGTGGCCTACCTGGGGCCGGCCGGCACCTTCAGCGAGCAGGCCGTGTACCAGCAGTTCGGCAGTGCCGTCGAGGGCCTGCCCTGCATTTCGATTGATGAAGTCTTCCGCGCCACCGAAGCCGGCACCGCCGACTTCGGCGTGGTCCCGGTCGAAAATTCGTCCGAGGGTGCCATCAACCGCACGCTTGACCTCATGCTCGGCACGACCACCATTATCAGTGGCGAAATTTCGATTCCCGTCCATCACAGCCTCATGACGAGCACCGGCAGCATGGATGGCGTGACGGTGGTGGCCGCGCACTCGCAGGCGCTGGCGCAGTGCCAGGTGTGGCTCAACCAGAATTATCCAAACATCGAACGGCGCGCGGTCGCCTCCAATGCGGAAGCTGCCGTGATGGCCAGCCAGGACCCGACCATGGCCGCGATTGCCAGCGAAATGGCGGGCGAACAGTACAAGCTGGGCGTGGTCAAGGCGCACATCCAGGATGACCCGCACAACCGCACGCGCTTTGCCGTCATTGGCCACCTGCACACCAACCCTTCGGGCGCCGACCAGACCTCGCTGGTGCTGGCGGTTCCCAACAAGGCCGGCGCGGTGTACAACCTGCTGGCGCCCCTGGCGGTGCATGGCGTATCGATGACGCGCTTCGAGTCGCGCCCGGCGCGCATCGGCACCTGGGAATACTATTTTTACGTCGACATCGAAGGCCACGTGCAGCATCCCTCCGTGGCCAAGGCGCTCGAAGAACTCAAGGATAACGCTGCATTTTTCAAGGTGCTGGGCTCTTACCCGCTCAGTCTCACTTAA